Genomic DNA from Leptospira venezuelensis:
AGTCTTGTGTCCACCTTTTGATCTTAACTCTTTTCCAGTTTCGATCAGATCATAAAGATGCAAAACTCCTTTCGCTTTTGTTTTGCTATCTTTGTCCATAATGATGACGGTTTCCACGCCTTTCAATTTGGCTTTGTTCTTAAGGAACTTCTCGTACATCTTATCGTTTTCTAAGAAAACTACGGAAGCTTCGGAGTGAGTTAAGATATATTCCATCTCGGAATCGGTTACGTCAGTTCCTCTTGGAACGTTTGCGCAACCAGAGAGTAAAACTCCCGCATCAACTATGATCCATTCCAAACGGTTATCCGCTAACACTCCGATATGTTCGCGGGCCTTCACGCCTAAATCTATTAACGCTTCTGATAAAGCGAGACCTAGATCCACTAATTGTTTAAAGCTGGTCGACTGATATTCTTTATTTTCATCCTTCGACCAAAACGCTGGTCTGTCCCCATAAGACTCGGCGGCCTTAAGGTACATGTCTGCTAAATTCTTATACATTGGAGTTATTCCTTTGAAGAAGGGATATGTTTCGCTTATCTCAATAAAGCGCGTTTACGTTAATGTGAGAAGGTGACCCGTCAACTAAATTTTAGAAGAAGTCAACACATAGGTGCAGTGCAAAATCAAAGGAGAGATATATAAAAGAGAGAAAACTCCGCTCGAGAGGACCTCGAACGGAGTGAGAAAGGAAAAATATTACTGTTGTTCTTCGCCAGCGCCTTCTTCTGCAGGAGCAGGAGTAGAGTCAGACTTAGTTCCTTCTTCTTTTCCTTTTTTGGAATCTTTCTTATGCTTCTTGTGGTGTTTTTTCTTAGCTTTTTTCTTCTTAGCTTTCTTTTCTTTTTTCTCAGCTTTAGAAGCACCAGCATCTTCAGTCTTTGCAGGAGCGTCGCCGGTAGTCTCTTGTGCGCTTACTCCGGTGAAACCGAAAAGAGCGATTGCAGACACAAGAAGGGTAACAAGAATTTTTTTGAATAGGTTCATTATGATCTTCCTATAGAAACTTTGATTTGTGTCGTAATTTTATTATTATGCGAGGCAAATCAAATCCATTTTACATAAAAATCAGATTTCATCCATAGGTGGGACCCATTTGTTCGGGATTGCTACAGCGAGTGACAAACGGTCCAAAAATTTATCTTTCGGGATCTCGTAAGCTCCCAGATTCAAAGTGACCGGGTTCATTTGCTGGGTATCGAATAATGTGAAACCATCCTTCTTCAATGCTTCGAACAAAAAATAGAGCCCGATCTTCCCGAAATCAGGTAAAAAGGAGAACATGGACTCTCCGGCAAAAAATTTACCGATAGCCACACCATACACTCCCCCACCTAACCGTCCGTTTTCGTCCCAAACCTCTATACTATGAGCATAACCTTCTTTATGAAAGTTGGTAAAACCCTGTAGAAAGTTTTCCGTTATCCAAGTTTGCTCTTCTGTTCTGAACGCGCAGCAACGCATAACTTGCTCAAAAGCACGATTAAACGTAACTGTAAATTTTTTTTGGCGAATTCTTCGGTGAACTCTGGAACTAATATGAAGAACATTTAGGTCAAAGATAGCTCGCGGATCCAAAGAAAACCAAAGTAGAGGTTTATCTGCCCAAGGAAAGATCCCTCGAGTATAGGCATATAAAAGGCGATCTGGTTTTAGATCTCCGCCAATGCCCACAACCTCTTCGGTAGAATGTCGAGGATCTGCAAAAAAATCGGAAAAGTCCCGAATAGGAGAATACTGATTTTGTCTGGGATTTTCCATTTATTACAAAAGAAGAGGATACGATTCTTCGACCGAGTATATCTGACCATTCGCTCCACTGCGACTAGAAAATAGATGGAATTCCGACACAGGAACTATGTCAGTTTGGAATTGAGAGAATTCATTTAAATACAGGTCTAAACGTTTTTCGGGAGTTCTCTTGAATCTTCCAATTGTTATATGAGGTTTATAATCCCGTTTTTCAATCGAGAAACCTTCCCTTCTGAGAGTAGATTCTAAAACTTTCTGAAGCTTTTTCAGTTCTTCTGAAAGTGTTACATCTGCATAGAGGATCTCTGGAAACTTATTGCCGAAAAATCCTACTCCTTTGATCTCTAAAGAAAAACTTTTTTCAGAAACCTCGTTACAGATCTCAGAAACTTTTTCTAATTCTTCCGATTTTAATTCGCCCAGAAATACAAGAGTAGCATGAAAATTTTCAGGAGAAACCCAGCGGATCTCTTCCAAGCCAAAACAGATTTTTTCCAGATCCGATTTTATAGAATCAGGAAGAGCCAATCCTAAAAAACTTCTCATTCGAAATCCACTCCGGAAACTCTTCTTACTCCTCTAAGAGAATTTACCAAAATGATCTTAGAAGCAAGACTCAGATCTTGTTTAGAAATTTTCTTTTCTTTGGCTTTTAGTTTTCGAACCCATTGTTTCCGGGCAACTCCAGGAAGAATTCCTTCTTCCAAAGAAGGTGTGATCCATTCTTCATTCAAAAGAAGAAAGATAGAATGAATAGATCCCTCTGTTAAATAACCATCAGTATTTGTATAAATTTGATCCAGATAACCTTTGGAAACAGCAGATTCGTACCCTGCGGAAAAAATTTCTCTGATATTTGTTTTATGATAAAAGAACTGATTTTTTTTATTGGTAGAAGTTTCACTCAACAGAACCTTACCCTCTTTGGGACCTGAATGAAATTCTGAAACTTCGAACTGAAAATCTCCACTTCGCATAAGTATGATTTTCACTCTGTGTATTTTGTAGGAAGAAACTTTGCTTTCTACTTGATGAACTACAGATTCCCAACCTTTTTCTTTCCAAACGAATCCAAGTTCTTTTGCTGATGTTCTCATTCTATCTTTATGATCTTTTAAAAAATAGATTTTCCCTCTTTTGCAAATCGCAGTTGTGAATATATGAAAATCCTCTTT
This window encodes:
- the thpR gene encoding RNA 2',3'-cyclic phosphodiesterase; protein product: MRSFLGLALPDSIKSDLEKICFGLEEIRWVSPENFHATLVFLGELKSEELEKVSEICNEVSEKSFSLEIKGVGFFGNKFPEILYADVTLSEELKKLQKVLESTLRREGFSIEKRDYKPHITIGRFKRTPEKRLDLYLNEFSQFQTDIVPVSEFHLFSSRSGANGQIYSVEESYPLLL
- the aat gene encoding leucyl/phenylalanyl-tRNA--protein transferase — encoded protein: MRDFSDFFADPRHSTEEVVGIGGDLKPDRLLYAYTRGIFPWADKPLLWFSLDPRAIFDLNVLHISSRVHRRIRQKKFTVTFNRAFEQVMRCCAFRTEEQTWITENFLQGFTNFHKEGYAHSIEVWDENGRLGGGVYGVAIGKFFAGESMFSFLPDFGKIGLYFLFEALKKDGFTLFDTQQMNPVTLNLGAYEIPKDKFLDRLSLAVAIPNKWVPPMDEI